The following are encoded in a window of Bacillus sp. SORGH_AS_0510 genomic DNA:
- the rpsI gene encoding 30S ribosomal protein S9 — MAQVQYIGTGRRKSSVARVRLVPGTGKIVVNGREIEDYIPFEALRVVVRQPLVATETVGSYDVLVNVSGGGYTGQAGAIRHGIARALLQADPEFRPTLKRAGLLTRDARMKERKKYGLKGARRAPQFSKR, encoded by the coding sequence TTGGCACAAGTTCAATATATTGGTACTGGTCGTCGTAAGAGCTCAGTCGCACGTGTGCGTCTAGTTCCAGGCACAGGTAAAATTGTAGTTAACGGTCGTGAAATCGAAGATTATATCCCATTCGAAGCTTTACGTGTTGTTGTAAGACAACCATTAGTAGCAACTGAAACAGTTGGTAGCTACGATGTTCTTGTAAACGTAAGCGGCGGTGGTTACACTGGTCAAGCTGGCGCAATCCGCCACGGTATTGCTCGCGCATTACTTCAAGCTGACCCTGAGTTCCGTCCAACATTAAAGCGCGCTGGTTTATTAACTCGTGATGCACGTATGAAAGAGCGTAAGAAATACGGTCTTAAAGGTGCTCGTCGTGCGCCTCAGTTC
- the rplM gene encoding 50S ribosomal protein L13 encodes MRTTFMANANNIERKWYVIDAEGKTLGRLASEVASILRGKNKPTFTPNVDTGDHVIILNASKVELTGKKLTDKIYYRHSLHPGGLKQRTALEMRTNYAEKMIELAVKGMLPKNSLGRQMFKKLHVYAGSEHPHQAQKPEVYELRG; translated from the coding sequence ATGCGTACAACGTTTATGGCAAATGCCAACAATATCGAGCGTAAATGGTACGTGATTGATGCTGAGGGCAAAACTCTTGGTCGTCTTGCTTCTGAAGTAGCGTCAATTTTACGTGGTAAAAACAAACCAACTTTTACACCAAATGTTGACACTGGTGATCATGTAATCATTCTTAATGCTTCTAAAGTAGAACTTACAGGAAAGAAATTAACTGACAAGATCTACTACCGTCACAGCTTACACCCAGGTGGTTTAAAGCAAAGAACGGCTCTAGAAATGCGTACAAACTATGCTGAGAAAATGATCGAGCTTGCTGTTAAAGGTATGCTTCCAAAGAATTCTCTTGGCCGTCAAATGTTCAAAAAGTTACACGTATATGCTGGTAGCGAACATCCACACCAAGCACAAAAACCTGAAGTTTACGAACTTCGCGGATAA
- the truA gene encoding tRNA pseudouridine(38-40) synthase TruA, whose protein sequence is MQRYKCIISYDGSGFSGYQVQPNKRTVQLELEAVLAKMHKGTTIKVSGSGRTDAGVHALGQVIHFDSPLPITEERWEIALNSMLPEDISVLSVEKVAKDFHSRFGAKGKEYRYKLYLSVKRDPFQRKFAYRYSYPLNLEAMKEASKYFLGTHDFTSFCSAKTEVEDKVRTIQAIDFLLEGDQLTIRFVGNGFLYNMVRILVGTLLEVGAGDRRPEDISAILEKKDRRFAGKTAPAHGLYLWGVFYQ, encoded by the coding sequence ATGCAACGATACAAATGCATTATATCCTATGATGGCTCGGGGTTCTCCGGGTATCAAGTCCAACCGAATAAGCGGACGGTACAACTGGAGCTTGAAGCTGTCTTAGCAAAGATGCATAAAGGCACCACCATTAAAGTGTCTGGTTCTGGGCGAACAGATGCAGGGGTTCATGCATTGGGGCAGGTGATTCATTTTGATTCCCCACTTCCTATCACTGAAGAAAGGTGGGAAATTGCTCTGAATTCGATGCTCCCTGAGGATATTTCAGTACTTTCAGTTGAAAAAGTAGCCAAAGACTTTCACTCCCGGTTTGGTGCCAAAGGGAAAGAATACCGTTATAAGCTGTATTTATCAGTGAAAAGGGACCCCTTCCAGCGGAAATTTGCCTATCGCTATTCTTATCCGCTAAACCTAGAAGCAATGAAGGAAGCAAGTAAATATTTCCTTGGCACCCATGACTTTACTAGCTTTTGTTCAGCAAAAACAGAAGTGGAGGATAAAGTACGGACCATTCAGGCAATCGATTTTTTGCTCGAAGGCGACCAACTTACCATTCGCTTTGTGGGAAATGGCTTTTTGTATAACATGGTCCGGATTTTAGTCGGGACTTTACTAGAGGTAGGTGCAGGTGATCGAAGGCCAGAGGATATATCGGCCATTCTAGAAAAAAAAGATCGCCGCTTCGCTGGAAAGACAGCGCCAGCCCACGGTCTATACCTTTGGGGAGTTTTTTATCAATAA